One genomic window of Azospirillum sp. TSH100 includes the following:
- a CDS encoding NifX-associated nitrogen fixation protein produces MAAESADVAEVSVADQFVKTLVLLFRAEDSYGAWEGKPDEALLAPFILDKEARAAIPIIGDPDPDTLWRLELFYKAVGVTVEKQTGMMASPMMKMSHEGFGRMILTTGRLVVVSKSLRDVHRFGFPSIEKLAADGAKLVEEAVALIREYPDVANL; encoded by the coding sequence CCGTCGCCGACCAGTTCGTGAAGACGCTGGTCCTGCTGTTCCGGGCCGAGGACAGCTATGGCGCCTGGGAAGGCAAGCCGGACGAGGCCCTGCTCGCCCCCTTCATCCTGGACAAGGAGGCACGGGCCGCCATCCCGATCATCGGCGATCCCGATCCGGACACGCTGTGGCGGCTGGAGCTGTTCTACAAGGCGGTCGGTGTAACGGTCGAAAAGCAGACCGGGATGATGGCCTCGCCGATGATGAAGATGAGCCATGAGGGTTTCGGCCGCATGATCCTGACCACCGGCCGGCTGGTGGTGGTGTCGAAGTCGCTGCGCGACGTCCACCGCTTCGGCTTCCCCAGCATCGAGAAGCTGGCCGCCGACGGCGCCAAGCTGGTCGAGGAAGCGGTGGCGCTGATCCGGGAATATCCCGACGTCGCCAATCTCTGA